The Apibacter raozihei genome contains a region encoding:
- a CDS encoding hydroxymethylglutaryl-CoA reductase, degradative yields the protein MKNKIIEGFSRLGKIDKIKWLVNNYTDNSEEVQNILTQYWNEDAALQKLHEEFSENTISNFYMPYGIAPNFLINNEVFAIPMAIEESSVVAAASKSAKFWLDKGGFKTSILGASKLGHVHFIFKGNPEKLKSWFALYLQEELYKQTKDITRNMVLRGGGINAIELIDKTSELECYYQIQASFDTRDSMGANFINSCLEQFSQTLKYEIQKAESFTEDEKNSMQIIMSILSNYTPDCLARAEVSCKIEDLIDESGISPQEFAWKFKQAVEIAEIEPYRATTHNKGIMNGVDSVVIATGNDFRAVEACVHTYASHSGKYRSLTHCEIHNGIFKFWLDLPLSLGVVGGLTKLHPLVIASLQILNKPSAEKLMQIVAVAGLAQNFAALRSLVTTGIQKGHMKMHLLNILNQHAATEEEKNYFVSFFKDKTVSHHVVISELEKLRNK from the coding sequence ATGAAAAATAAAATAATAGAAGGATTTTCCAGATTAGGTAAAATAGATAAAATTAAGTGGTTGGTAAACAATTATACAGACAACTCTGAAGAAGTTCAAAATATTTTAACACAATATTGGAATGAAGATGCCGCTTTACAAAAATTGCATGAAGAATTTTCTGAAAATACAATATCCAATTTTTATATGCCCTATGGAATTGCTCCGAATTTTTTGATAAACAATGAAGTGTTTGCAATACCTATGGCTATAGAAGAAAGTTCAGTTGTAGCCGCAGCCTCAAAATCTGCTAAATTCTGGTTAGATAAAGGAGGGTTTAAAACCTCTATCCTTGGAGCTTCAAAACTGGGACATGTTCATTTCATTTTTAAAGGTAATCCAGAAAAATTAAAATCATGGTTTGCCTTATATTTACAAGAAGAACTTTATAAGCAAACAAAAGATATAACTCGTAATATGGTATTACGGGGTGGGGGGATAAATGCTATTGAATTGATTGACAAAACTTCAGAATTAGAATGCTATTATCAGATTCAGGCTTCGTTTGATACAAGAGATAGCATGGGAGCTAATTTTATCAATTCATGTTTAGAACAGTTTTCTCAAACATTAAAATACGAAATTCAAAAAGCAGAAAGTTTTACTGAAGACGAAAAAAACTCTATGCAGATCATAATGTCCATACTGTCTAATTATACTCCTGATTGCTTAGCACGTGCAGAAGTAAGCTGTAAAATCGAAGACTTAATTGATGAAAGTGGAATTTCTCCTCAAGAATTTGCCTGGAAATTTAAACAGGCAGTTGAGATAGCTGAAATAGAACCTTACAGAGCTACCACACACAATAAAGGAATTATGAATGGGGTAGATTCCGTAGTAATAGCCACAGGTAATGATTTTAGAGCCGTGGAAGCCTGCGTACATACGTATGCCTCACACTCTGGAAAATATAGGAGTTTGACCCATTGTGAAATTCATAACGGCATTTTTAAGTTTTGGTTAGATTTGCCTTTATCGTTAGGGGTTGTCGGAGGATTAACCAAGCTTCATCCTCTGGTTATTGCATCCTTGCAGATTTTAAACAAGCCCTCTGCCGAAAAACTCATGCAGATAGTAGCCGTAGCAGGGTTAGCTCAAAATTTTGCTGCATTACGTTCTTTAGTAACTACAGGTATTCAAAAAGGGCATATGAAAATGCACCTTTTAAATATACTAAATCAACATGCAGCAACAGAAGAAGAAAAAAATTATTTTGTAAGCTTTTTTAAAGATAAGACAGTTTCTCATCACGTAGTGATTTCAGAGTTAGAAAAACTTCGCAACAAGTAA
- a CDS encoding ATP-binding cassette domain-containing protein, with protein sequence MLVIKNLLVSYSSKVVLNKLNLTIPMGEVFGILGMNGAGKTTLFESIYQNNKYKGEVLFKGKTLEKKNLSYVEAENYFYPFMKCKEYLDFFTFSDSLYKWKEYFSFELEQYVENFSTGNKKKLAITGATLLNRNIYLLDEPFNGLDFESVEKLYLLINHLKSLGKTILLSSHIMETLENCCDRIGILEGGTIDSVYSIEKFAEYKNKVRSKNSC encoded by the coding sequence ATGTTAGTAATTAAAAATTTACTTGTGTCTTATAGTTCTAAGGTCGTCCTTAACAAACTAAATCTAACTATTCCTATGGGTGAAGTTTTCGGAATTCTTGGTATGAATGGGGCTGGCAAAACTACACTTTTCGAAAGTATTTATCAAAACAATAAATACAAGGGAGAAGTTTTATTTAAGGGAAAAACTCTTGAGAAAAAGAATCTTTCTTATGTTGAAGCAGAAAATTATTTTTATCCTTTTATGAAATGTAAAGAGTATCTTGATTTTTTCACTTTTTCAGATTCTCTTTATAAATGGAAAGAATACTTTTCCTTTGAATTGGAGCAGTACGTTGAAAATTTTTCTACTGGAAATAAGAAAAAACTTGCTATAACCGGAGCTACTTTACTAAATCGGAATATCTATTTACTAGATGAGCCTTTTAACGGCCTGGATTTTGAAAGTGTTGAAAAACTTTATCTACTAATTAATCATCTGAAAAGTCTTGGGAAAACCATCCTTCTTAGTTCGCATATTATGGAAACCCTTGAAAATTGCTGCGATAGAATAGGTATTTTAGAGGGAGGTACAATTGATTCAGTCTATAGTATTGAA